A single genomic interval of Brevibacillus brevis harbors:
- a CDS encoding thiol-disulfide oxidoreductase DCC family protein has translation MEGCLMKAGRELDHPEYLLLFDGVCHLCHGAVQFILKRDPHGHIHFASLQSQRAQEILSHYNYQEKDMSSVVFIANGQLYTKSDAILHVGRKLQGGWPLLSNVARLIPRPVRNPIYDWVARNRYRWMGKAEQCMLPTPQIRSRFLD, from the coding sequence ATGGAGGGCTGTCTCATGAAAGCAGGCAGAGAACTGGACCATCCTGAGTACCTGTTGCTGTTTGATGGGGTTTGTCATCTATGCCACGGTGCCGTGCAGTTTATTTTGAAACGTGATCCGCATGGACACATTCACTTTGCTTCCTTGCAGTCACAAAGAGCGCAGGAAATTTTGTCTCATTACAACTATCAGGAAAAAGACATGTCATCCGTGGTCTTTATCGCCAACGGACAGCTATATACAAAATCGGATGCGATCTTGCATGTCGGCCGCAAGCTTCAAGGTGGATGGCCTCTGTTGTCAAATGTAGCTCGGCTCATCCCTAGACCTGTCCGCAATCCGATTTATGATTGGGTCGCGAGAAATCGCTATCGGTGGATGGGCAAAGCAGAACAATGCATGCTTCCCACCCCCCAGATCAGATCCCGCTTTTTGGATTAA
- the hutH gene encoding histidine ammonia-lyase → MNQQANVVKVDGDQLRIEDVVSIARKATHIQLTDEALHRVRASRAMVERMVSQQEVVYGITTGFGKFSDVMIQDEDVSKLQENLIMSHACGMGDPYAVEVVRAMMALRINALAKGYSGIREETLLQLVELCNRGVHPIIPQQGSLGASGDLAPLAHMVLVMLGKGEALVNGKRLSGKEALSEVGLSPIRLEAKEGLALINGTQAMTAQLCLALYDSRVLLESAELIAAMTIEALRGIPKAFDPQLHLVRPHPGQQESAKRLLQHLSGSKRTTAQGELRVQDPYSLRCLPQVHGATRDTLEYVWTTVTRECNSVTDNPILFTETGDVISGGNFHGQPMAFAADFLAIAIAELANISERRTERLVNPQLSGLPGFLTENGGLHSGFMITQYVAASIVSENKVLCHPASVDSIPSSANQEDHVSMGTTSARKLRTIVSNVSKVLAIEYLAAAQAIDFGSGDLGTGTARAYEQLRRVIPRLHEDREMYPDLVKAEELIQQGTLAFVTE, encoded by the coding sequence ATGAATCAGCAAGCAAACGTTGTAAAAGTAGATGGGGATCAATTGCGTATCGAAGATGTTGTTTCCATTGCAAGAAAGGCCACTCACATTCAATTGACCGACGAAGCATTGCATCGTGTTCGTGCTTCACGTGCTATGGTGGAGAGAATGGTATCCCAGCAGGAAGTCGTATACGGAATCACTACTGGCTTCGGAAAATTCTCCGATGTCATGATCCAGGATGAGGACGTAAGCAAGCTGCAAGAAAATTTGATTATGAGTCATGCTTGCGGAATGGGCGACCCTTATGCCGTTGAAGTTGTTCGTGCGATGATGGCTTTGCGCATCAATGCGTTGGCAAAGGGCTATTCGGGAATTCGGGAAGAAACATTACTTCAGCTAGTGGAACTATGCAATCGAGGAGTTCATCCAATTATTCCTCAGCAAGGCTCCCTTGGTGCCAGCGGCGATCTAGCCCCTCTCGCTCATATGGTTTTGGTCATGCTCGGCAAAGGTGAAGCGCTTGTCAATGGTAAGCGGCTATCTGGAAAAGAAGCCCTGAGTGAAGTGGGTCTTTCCCCAATTCGACTGGAGGCAAAAGAAGGTCTCGCTCTTATTAACGGTACACAGGCAATGACTGCACAGCTTTGCCTCGCCTTGTATGATTCGCGAGTACTGCTTGAAAGCGCTGAATTGATTGCGGCGATGACGATTGAAGCGCTTCGTGGAATTCCAAAAGCGTTTGATCCCCAGCTCCATCTCGTCCGCCCGCATCCAGGACAGCAGGAATCAGCAAAGCGCTTGCTCCAGCACTTATCCGGCAGCAAACGTACCACAGCGCAGGGTGAGCTACGTGTCCAAGATCCTTACAGCCTTCGTTGCCTCCCGCAAGTACATGGTGCAACTCGTGATACGCTCGAGTATGTATGGACCACGGTTACACGCGAATGCAATAGCGTCACCGATAACCCTATTCTTTTTACGGAAACAGGCGACGTCATCTCCGGTGGGAACTTCCATGGTCAACCAATGGCATTCGCAGCTGATTTTCTTGCCATTGCCATCGCTGAGCTTGCAAATATTTCCGAAAGACGCACCGAACGTCTCGTCAATCCACAGCTAAGTGGTCTTCCCGGATTCTTAACCGAAAATGGCGGACTCCATTCTGGATTTATGATTACACAATATGTAGCCGCTTCCATTGTTTCTGAAAACAAAGTGCTCTGCCATCCCGCATCGGTCGATTCGATTCCGTCATCTGCCAATCAGGAGGACCATGTCAGCATGGGTACGACTTCTGCTCGCAAGCTTCGCACGATTGTATCGAATGTCAGCAAGGTGCTTGCTATTGAATATTTGGCAGCAGCACAAGCTATCGATTTTGGCTCGGGAGATCTCGGGACAGGTACAGCCAGAGCCTATGAGCAGTTGCGCCGGGTGATTCCCCGCCTGCATGAAGACCGCGAAATGTATCCTGATCTCGTAAAGGCAGAAGAGCTGATCCAGCAAGGGACACTCGCGTTTGTGACGGAATAA
- the uvsE gene encoding UV DNA damage repair endonuclease UvsE produces the protein MIRMGYACISVKTKNNPNKKTTVAQVNKLDPQARLKKLRQVMQANFFNLMDLLAYNVENHIFVYRLPSEFVPLATHPVAAQWDWAKEFAWDFQKAGNYIRNHGIRLTAHPGHYSILNSDKPSVLESTIADFSYHAKVFDLLGLDDNSVLVTHVGGVYEDKASSLERFASNFEQLPENVKRRLVVENDDMSFTMREVLELCERIGVPMVLDIHHHNCHSDGEDWTEYLPRIIQTWGERTPKMHMSSPKSANDFRAHADDIDPEAFLTFVSALADYNVDIILECKNKDDALLTLRRELKKKGVAVEAFTN, from the coding sequence TTGATCCGTATGGGCTATGCCTGCATCAGTGTAAAGACGAAAAACAATCCAAACAAAAAAACGACGGTTGCCCAGGTAAATAAATTAGATCCCCAAGCTCGGTTAAAAAAGCTGCGGCAAGTTATGCAGGCAAACTTTTTCAATTTAATGGATTTGCTTGCTTATAATGTAGAAAATCATATCTTTGTGTATCGACTTCCTTCTGAATTTGTGCCACTGGCTACTCATCCAGTAGCAGCGCAATGGGATTGGGCAAAAGAATTCGCATGGGACTTCCAAAAGGCAGGGAATTATATCCGCAATCATGGCATTCGTTTGACAGCTCATCCAGGACATTACAGCATATTGAACAGCGACAAGCCTTCTGTGCTGGAATCGACGATTGCCGATTTTTCCTACCATGCAAAAGTGTTTGATTTACTGGGGCTCGACGATAATTCCGTCTTGGTGACGCACGTGGGGGGCGTATACGAAGACAAGGCCTCTTCTCTCGAGCGTTTTGCATCCAACTTCGAGCAGCTTCCTGAAAACGTCAAACGTCGTTTAGTCGTGGAAAACGATGACATGTCTTTTACCATGCGTGAGGTATTGGAGCTGTGCGAACGGATCGGTGTGCCGATGGTGCTCGATATTCACCATCACAACTGCCATTCTGATGGCGAAGATTGGACCGAATACCTTCCCCGGATTATTCAAACCTGGGGAGAGCGCACGCCGAAGATGCATATGTCCTCGCCTAAGTCAGCGAATGATTTTCGTGCCCATGCAGACGATATTGATCCAGAGGCGTTCCTTACATTTGTCAGTGCGCTTGCGGATTACAATGTGGACATCATATTGGAATGCAAAAACAAAGATGATGCCCTTCTTACATTGAGGCGCGAGTTAAAGAAAAAAGGAGTTGCGGTTGAAGCATTTACGAATTGA